From Cyprinus carpio isolate SPL01 chromosome A7, ASM1834038v1, whole genome shotgun sequence, a single genomic window includes:
- the LOC109107540 gene encoding beta,beta-carotene 15,15'-dioxygenase-like, which produces MQYDYSKNKDEHPEPIKVEVKGLIPEWLQGTLIRNGPGLFSLGETRYNHWFDGMALLHSFTIKKGEVTYRSKYLQGDTYNSNMQANRIVVSEMGTMAYPDPCKNIFSKVITFLSHTIPDFTDNCANNIIKYGNDYHATSETNYIRKIDPMTLETQDKVDYLKYLPVNIVASHTHYDKEGNSYSMGTCIAEKGKTKYTLFKVPGGSGSDGSPPLKSAEVVCTVPCRSLLTPSYYHSFGMTDNYFVFIEQPLKLDVLKMATAYLRRVSWASCMKFHPEDSTLIHLIDRKTKKEVGIKFYTGAMAVYHQVNAFEDDGHVVFDVICYDDNSLYEMFYLDKLKEQMGANTMYCKPKCKRFVLPLSDMGETGEDLVKLKYTTASAVKEKEGKVLCQGEVLCDGVELPRINYNFNGKKYRFSYMCCVDISPVATKIVKFDAETKQKIEWSGGDGFASEPVFIPRPDAVDEDDGVVLTCIINAKPAQGGFLLVLDGKSFKEVARACIDVDFHMDMHGYFIPDSS; this is translated from the exons ATGCAGTACGACTATAGTAAAAACAAGGACGAACACCCGGAGCCCATCAAAGTTGAAGTAAAAG GCTTGATTCCTGAATGGCTGCAGGGCACACTTATACGCAATGGACCTGGCCTCTTCTCTTTGGGAGAGACGAGATACAACCATTGGTTTGATGGAATGGCACTTCTGCACAGTTTCACAattaaaaaag GAGAGGTGACCTACAGAAGCAAGTATCTTCAAGGTGACACCTACAACTCCAACATGCAGGCCAACAGAATAGTGGTGTCAGAGATGGGGACCATGGCGTACCCAGACCCATGCAAAAATATATTCTCCAA AGTGATCACTTTCCTCAGCCACACCATACCAGACTTCACTGACAACTGTGccaataacataataaaatatggaAATGATTACCATGCTACATCTGAGACCAATTACATTCGTAAAATTGACCCCATGACTTTAGAGACTCaagacaag GTGGACTACCTGAAATACCTTCCTGTAAATATTGTGGCATCACATACGCATTATGATAAAGAGGGAAATAGCTACAGTATGGGAACATGCATCGCAGAGAAAGGCAAAACTAAATACACATTGTTCAAGGTTCCAGGAGGAA GTGGGTCAGATGGGTCTCCACCTTTGAAAAGTGCTGAGGTCGTGTGTACTGTGCCCTGCCGTTCCCTCCTCACGCCCAGTTATTACCACAGCTTTGGCATGACTGACAACTACTTTGTCTTTATCGAGCAGCCCTTAAAGCTGGATGTCCTCAAAATGGCTACAGCCTATCTGAGGAGGGTCAGCTGGGCCAGCTGCATGAAATTCCACCCTGAAGACAGC ACCCTGATTCACCTTATTGACCGAAAGACAAAAAAGGAAGTTGGGATCAAATTCTACACTGGTGCTATGGCTGTCTACCATCAAGTCAATGCCTTTGAAGATGATGGCCATGTTGTTTTTGATGTGATCTGCTATGATGACAACAGCTTGTATGAAATGTTTTACCTGGACAAGCTGAAGGAGCAGATGGGAGCAAATACTATGTACTGCAAGCCAAAGTGCAAAAGATTTGTGTTGCCCCTTAGCGACATG GGTGAGACGGGTGAAGATCTGGTCAAACTTAAATACACGACAGCAAGTGCTGTGAAGGAGAAAGAGGGGAAAGTTCTGTGTCAGGGCGAGGTTCTCTGTGATG GTGTGGAACTTCCAAGAATTAATTACAATTTCAATGGAAAGAAGTACAGATTTTCATACATGTGTTGTGTGGACATATCCCCAGTGGCCACAAAG ATTGTCAAGTTTGATGCTGAGACAAAGCAGAAGATTGAGTGGTCTGGAGGAGACGGTTTTGCCTCGGAGCCGGTTTTCATTCCCAGGCCAGATGCAGTTGATGAAGATGATG gtgtagtCCTGACATGTATCATAAATGCCAAACCTGCGCAGGGTGGCTTTCTACTGGTGCTTGATGGCAAGTCTTTCAAAGAGGTTGCCCGGGCATGTATAGATGTTGATTTCCACATGGACATGCATGGCTACTTCATACCCGACAGTAGTTAG
- the LOC109107007 gene encoding bolA-like protein 3 — protein MSALRTIRCNPQVLCRSLIARSASSLTDGETRLKRVLQEKFPRASSLKVVDISGGCGAMYEIHIESDEFRGKRTVQQHQLVNQALKDEIKAMHGLRIFTDVPSK, from the exons ATGTCTGCGCTCAGAACCATCAGATGCAAC CCTCAAGTGTTGTGTAGAAGTCTGATTGCGCGTTCTGCGTCCAGTCTGACCGACGGAGAGACGCGACTCAAGCGAGTGTTGCAGGAGAAGTTTCCTCGCGCTTCATCGCTCAAGGTTGTGGATATATCAG GAGGCTGTGGTGCAATGTACGAAATACACATCGAGTCCGATGAATTTCGAGGAAAGAGAACAGTACAGCAGCACCAGTTAGTCAATCAG GCTCTTAAAGATGAGATTAAAGCCATGCACGGTCTACGCATATTCACTGATGTTCCTAGTAAGTAG